Proteins encoded within one genomic window of Manis pentadactyla isolate mManPen7 chromosome 4, mManPen7.hap1, whole genome shotgun sequence:
- the LOC118908981 gene encoding LOW QUALITY PROTEIN: short transmembrane mitochondrial protein 1-like (The sequence of the model RefSeq protein was modified relative to this genomic sequence to represent the inferred CDS: deleted 1 base in 1 codon), with amino-acid sequence MLQFLLGFTFGNLVGMYLAQNYDIPNLAKKLEEIKKDLDAKKKPPSS; translated from the exons ATGCTCCAGTTCTTGCTTGGATTTACTTTTGGCAACCTGGTTGGAATGTATCTGGCTCAAAACTATGACATACCAAACCTGGCTAAAAAActtgaagaaatt aaaaaggaCTTGGATGCTAAGAAGAAACCCCCTAGTTCATGA